From a single Oreochromis niloticus isolate F11D_XX linkage group LG3, O_niloticus_UMD_NMBU, whole genome shotgun sequence genomic region:
- the LOC109201286 gene encoding up-regulator of cell proliferation-like encodes MMLNVKCTSECESNSDDETGRTHLDLDNMINHSNTEDMVNPLDVITALFLCSDGFLQQEMALKMSMCQFSVPLLLSKCDTGQCTLMLWAMRDIVKKYRPQSLSQSKSFIEERIVLSELPMVSFVRLGECSLSKSEILNKVLSNDQQYHDTFVHHNMECGDSPRRISNGLTEITWYLPGGNTNIDIFSQPVAVANLRGDIASFETQYSFLCQTSAAVFVFFDHLDSESESVINLLKSQNKKSQIFLVGNCESKRFNLDTVKNLATKLGFSNNNIIFKTKQKNEAYFVKDLRKTVRNVVEKAELKMKIEEMVDIAHQLRIVVDEDAPECQTAKKNAKTITAKIQDIHKYKQNELPRQGQIWETLTSLQKEDFRLQNVGSKNVENYRSDLQKQKEELRKKQNSYEMSTAMTNFITGISRSGTERFYFLKWMRMNLDNVSHMKLCELREKYKEKCKNSENKEEIKEIDRQISSSSLGTEHFFREMGQIYEASLSLPETDPSRQQFQHLPKWCAELLLDGFPLELVDGDASNIPLRWVSDVLSQLSDLVSPNRKIRVVTVLGVQSTGKSTLLNTMFGVQFAVSSGRCTRGAFMLLIKINEDVKNVLNCDFMVIIDTEGLKSPELAQLDNSYEHDNELATLVVGLSDVTIDNIAMENSTEMKDILQIVVHAFLRMKEVGKKPKCQFVHQNVSDVSAHDKNLRDRKLLLDQLNEMTQAAAKMEKKEGNKSFTDVMEYSPDTGNWYIPGLWNGNPPMAPVNAGYSEAVYELKKNIIQFLGNCESSANDVIEFKEWVKSLWNAVKHENFIFCFRNSLVADAYMKLCTEFNKWEWEFRKEMYTWVTNAETKIYNFGFYILQQQKLDRG; translated from the coding sequence atGATGCTTAATGTGAAATGTACATCAGAGTGTGAGTCAAACAGTGATGATGAAACAGGGAGAACACACTTAGATCTTGATAATATGATCAACCATTCAAACACAGAGGACATGGTGAACCCCCTCGACGTAATCACTGCTCTCTTTCTGTGTTCTGATGGTTTTCTACAGCAGGAAATGGCACTAAAAATGTCCATGTGTCAGTTCTCTGTCCCTCTGCTGCTTTCTAAATGTGACACAGGACAGTGCACACTCATGCTGTGGGCCATGAGAGACATTGTTAAAAAGTACAGACCTCAGTCTCTTTCACAGTCAAAGAGCTTCATTGAAGAAAGAATCGTTCTCTCTGAACTTCCAATGGTCTCTTTTGTCAGACTGGGTGAGTGCTCCTTGTCCAAGTCAGAGATTCTCAATAAGGTTCTGAGCAATGATCAGCAGTACCATGACACCTTTGTTCACCACAACATGGAGTGTGGTGACAGTCCAAGAAGAATTTCTAATGGCCTGACTGAAATTACTTGGTATCTTCCTGGTGGAAACACAAACATTGATATTTTCAGTCAGCCAGTGGCTGTAGCTAACCTTCGTGGAGACATTGCTTCATTTGAAACACAATACTCCTTTTTGTGTCAGACATCTGCAGCAGTTTTTGTCTTCTTTGATCATTTGGATTCTGAGTCTGAATCTGTGATCAATCTGCTTAAAAGCCAGAACAAAAAATCACAGATCTTCTTGGTCGGTAACTGTGAGAGCAAGCGCTTCAATTTGGATACTGTGAAAAATCTGGCAACCAAGTTGGGCTTCAGcaataataacattatttttaagACAAAGCAGAAAAATGAAGCATACTTTGTAAAAGATTTGAGGAAAACTGTCAGAAATGTGGTTGAGaaagcagagctgaagatgaaaATAGAGGAGATGGTGGATATTGCTCATCAACTGAGAATCGTGGTTGATGAAGACGCTCCAGAGTGCCAGACtgcaaagaaaaatgcaaaaaccaTCACTGCAAAAATTCAAGACATccataaatataaacaaaatgaGCTTCCCAGACAAGGCCAAATTTGGGAAACACTGACCTCGTTACAGAAGGAAGACTTTCGACTTCAAAATGTTGGGTctaaaaatgtagaaaattaCAGAAGTGATcttcagaaacagaaagaagaacTGCGGAAAAAGCAGAACTCTTATGAGATGTCAACAGCTATGACAAACTTCATCACAGGGATATCAAGGTCAGGAACAGaaaggttttattttctgaaatgGATGCGAATGAACCTCGATAATGTGTCTCATATGAAACTGTGTGAACTCAGggagaaatataaagaaaaatgcaaGAACTCTGAGAACAAAGAGGAGATCAAAGAAATTGACAGACAAATTTCCAGCAGCTCACTGGGGACTGAACACTTCTTCCGTGAAATGGGTCAGATCTATGAAGCTTCACTGTCTCTTCCAGAAACAGACCCATCACGTCAACAATTTCAGCATCTGCCCAAATGGTGTGCAGAGTTGTTGCTTGATGGATTTCCTCTTGAGCTTGTAGATGGAGATGCATCCAACATCCCTCTCAGATGGGTGAGTGATGTTCTCTCTCAGCTCAGTGACTTGGTGTCTCCAAACAGAAAGATACGAGTAGTCACAGTTCTTGGAGTTCAGAGCACAGGAAAGTCCACTCTCCTTAACACCATGTTTGGAGTGCAGTTTGCAGTCAGCAGTGGTCGATGTACTCGAGGTGCCTTTATGTTGCTCATCAAAATCAATGAAGACGTGAAAAACGTCCTAAACTGTGACTTTATGGTGATCATTGACACTGAGGGCTTAAAGTCACCAGAACTTGCACAACTGGACAACAGCTATGAGCACGACAATGAGCTTGCAACACTTGTTGTGGGGCTGAGTGATGTCACGATTGACAACATTGCAATGGAGAATTCAACAGAAATGAAGGACATCCTACAAATAGTTGTGCATGCTTTTCTCAGGATGAAGGAGGTGGGCAAAAAGCCTAAATGTCAGTTTGTTCACCAGAATGTGTCGGATGTTTCAGCCCATGACAAGAACTTACGAGACAGGAAACTGCTCCTGGATCAGTTAAATGAGATGACTCAGGCAGCAGctaaaatggaaaagaaagaggGGAACAAGAGCTTCACTGATGTGATGGAGTACAGTCCAGACACTGGGAACTGGTACATTCCTGGACTGTGGAATGGAAACCCACCAATGGCACCAGTTAATGCAGGATACAGTGAGGCTGTATATGAGCTCAAGAAAAACATCATCCAATTTCTGGGAAACTGTGAGTCAtctgctaatgatgtcatagagTTTAAAGAGTGGGTGAAAAGCCTGTGGAATGCAGTAAAGCATGAAAACTTCATCTTCTGCTTCAGAAACAGCCTCGTAGCTGATGCATACATGAAGCTCTGCACAGAGTTCAATAAATGGGAGTGGGAATTCAGAAAAGAAATGTACACCTGGGTAACAAATGCAGAAACAAAAATTTACAATTTTGGTTTCTACAttctgcagcagcagaaattagacaGGGGATGA